The following coding sequences are from one Selenomonas sputigena ATCC 35185 window:
- a CDS encoding ATP-dependent protease La, with protein sequence MLGQYCSSDDEEIIEGGIQKVKRILADNFVRPDEAQKILSKLRSQGSHTVIDSLTVRLDIKKNIYVANFSNLGLTNVPIADEYPEKYDRLFPQAAAVFASH encoded by the coding sequence TTGCTGGGGCAGTATTGCAGCTCGGATGACGAGGAGATTATCGAAGGCGGCATCCAGAAAGTCAAGAGAATACTGGCGGATAATTTCGTCCGTCCCGATGAAGCGCAAAAGATACTCTCCAAGCTTCGCAGCCAAGGCAGCCATACGGTTATTGATTCCCTTACCGTGCGGCTTGACATCAAGAAGAACATCTATGTGGCTAACTTTTCGAATCTGGGACTTACCAATGTGCCAATCGCCGATGAATACCCGGAGAAGTACGATCGCTTGTTTCCGCAAGCTGCAGCTGTCTTTGCCAGTCATTGA
- the pglZ gene encoding BREX-1 system phosphatase PglZ type A: MDIEQIIADLNRRFAEPLPEFYRRRMIVWHDEEKEFVDKIDEIRLNNAKIAILTGTNYFSVKKLLAVDDTDSNYLLYSPFAYETLEDNWLLDIELYSEEFRADLISMWLSEMGLPQTPSLRSAIKPYRKFMNAKERRKKIMAQTNLPTTAGGLHLSIMAALAGIKDAKPAGIIKAVLKAGLNHSANNLWQDFEGYHIADVFWRMVAQGTGYAQENPTLGALAVHILLTAVSRTLRQEFLKGLDTYISTAHAAFCYDLVSDWLYAEDHHALHEIAEFAESEANLHERFMKLEIADLLHTAIFPCVNEIILVKLMRDMEKNVIDPKFVKEIVEKRRTFAWYEASRNFYEGLYQAANMQEFFKSHADGFHAIAPKKIWQGYTEEYYRFDTFYRRFHRSYDASLKNCHADLSDMFADIKDMAEGLYVNWFLEELGTSWLNAVEESLSAHGKASDIPMQTDFYRHKVYPADSRVYVIISDALRYEVAAELADDLRRETQSKVELGSMQGIFPTITKFGMAALLPHKRLSVEEKAGRLSVLADGESTEAPRRDKILKAANPKSVALKYKDMLGMKRPERSALVRGMDVVYIYHDTIDEAGHSESSIFGACGEAIEEIKNMVRIITGEFSGTRIFITADHGFLYTFNPLREDDKVDKITKSSQDVEIARRYAIVRKGAAPEYLLPVKFLDGDTEYDAFAPRGNLRIKMKGGGLNFVHGGISLQEMVVPLIDYRYLRNDSKEYKKNKARYDTKPVTLSLLSSSRKISNMIFSLNFYQKEAAAGNREAAVYTVYFTDSNGKVVSDTVHIIADKTSDHAEERTFRVGFNLKSLKYDSKENYYLVIADESGLPVRQEKFSIDIAFAVDEFDFFS, encoded by the coding sequence ATGGACATAGAACAGATTATCGCCGATCTAAACCGCCGCTTTGCCGAGCCTTTGCCGGAGTTTTATCGGCGGCGCATGATCGTCTGGCATGACGAGGAGAAGGAGTTTGTCGATAAAATCGACGAGATACGACTGAATAATGCCAAAATTGCCATTCTCACAGGAACAAACTATTTTTCTGTGAAAAAACTTCTCGCCGTGGACGATACGGACAGCAACTATCTTCTCTATTCTCCCTTCGCCTACGAAACGCTGGAGGATAATTGGCTTCTGGATATCGAACTGTACAGCGAAGAGTTCCGCGCTGATCTCATTTCCATGTGGCTGAGCGAGATGGGACTGCCGCAGACGCCGAGCCTTAGAAGCGCCATCAAGCCCTACCGCAAGTTTATGAACGCCAAGGAACGCCGCAAGAAAATAATGGCGCAGACGAATCTTCCCACTACTGCCGGAGGATTGCACCTCTCGATCATGGCGGCTTTGGCAGGGATAAAAGACGCAAAGCCCGCCGGAATTATCAAGGCGGTTCTGAAGGCAGGACTAAATCATTCAGCCAATAATCTGTGGCAGGATTTTGAAGGCTACCATATTGCTGATGTGTTTTGGCGTATGGTTGCCCAGGGTACGGGGTACGCGCAGGAAAATCCCACCCTTGGGGCATTGGCTGTCCATATCCTTCTGACAGCTGTCAGCCGCACCCTGCGGCAGGAATTTTTGAAGGGGCTGGATACATATATATCCACGGCTCATGCGGCTTTTTGCTATGACCTTGTTTCCGATTGGCTCTATGCCGAAGACCATCATGCTTTGCACGAAATTGCCGAATTTGCAGAGTCTGAAGCGAATCTTCATGAGCGATTTATGAAACTTGAAATCGCTGATTTGTTGCATACTGCCATATTCCCTTGCGTGAACGAGATTATCCTCGTAAAGCTCATGCGGGATATGGAGAAAAACGTCATCGATCCGAAATTCGTCAAGGAAATCGTGGAAAAGCGACGTACCTTCGCTTGGTATGAGGCAAGCCGCAATTTTTACGAAGGGCTATACCAAGCAGCGAATATGCAAGAGTTTTTCAAGAGCCATGCAGACGGCTTCCATGCGATAGCGCCGAAAAAAATCTGGCAGGGATACACCGAGGAATATTATCGCTTCGATACCTTTTATCGCCGATTCCACCGAAGCTACGACGCCAGTTTGAAAAATTGCCATGCGGATTTATCGGATATGTTTGCCGATATCAAAGATATGGCAGAAGGGCTGTATGTCAACTGGTTTTTGGAGGAACTTGGAACAAGTTGGTTGAACGCTGTAGAGGAGAGTCTTTCTGCACACGGAAAAGCCTCTGATATTCCCATGCAGACAGATTTTTACCGTCACAAGGTTTATCCTGCGGATTCGAGAGTTTATGTCATAATTTCCGATGCGCTCCGCTATGAAGTGGCTGCTGAACTTGCCGACGACCTCCGACGGGAAACACAGAGCAAGGTGGAACTTGGTTCCATGCAGGGAATATTCCCCACGATTACCAAGTTCGGTATGGCGGCGCTCTTGCCTCATAAAAGACTTTCCGTGGAGGAAAAGGCCGGCAGATTGTCCGTTTTGGCGGACGGCGAATCGACAGAAGCGCCCCGGCGGGATAAAATTCTGAAAGCCGCCAATCCCAAAAGCGTCGCACTGAAATATAAGGATATGCTCGGCATGAAGCGACCGGAGCGGAGCGCCTTGGTACGCGGCATGGATGTGGTGTATATTTACCACGATACCATCGACGAGGCAGGACATAGTGAAAGTTCTATTTTCGGGGCGTGCGGCGAGGCCATCGAAGAAATCAAGAATATGGTGCGGATCATTACCGGCGAGTTCAGCGGGACACGCATCTTCATTACCGCTGACCACGGCTTTCTCTATACCTTTAATCCGCTCCGGGAAGATGACAAGGTGGATAAAATTACAAAGAGCAGCCAGGATGTGGAAATCGCCCGCCGCTATGCCATCGTGCGGAAAGGCGCTGCGCCGGAGTATCTTCTGCCTGTAAAATTCTTGGATGGGGATACGGAATATGATGCATTCGCCCCTCGTGGCAACCTTCGCATAAAAATGAAGGGCGGCGGCCTGAATTTCGTACATGGCGGGATAAGCCTTCAAGAGATGGTCGTGCCGCTGATCGACTACCGTTATCTCAGAAACGACTCCAAAGAATACAAAAAAAATAAAGCACGGTACGACACTAAGCCTGTAACGCTAAGCCTCTTATCCTCCAGCAGAAAAATCAGCAATATGATATTTTCTCTGAATTTTTACCAGAAAGAGGCTGCGGCGGGAAATAGAGAGGCGGCTGTTTATACCGTGTACTTTACGGACAGCAACGGGAAAGTTGTCAGCGATACGGTGCACATTATCGCCGATAAGACTTCGGATCATGCCGAAGAACGTACGTTTAGGGTAGGTTTTAATTTGAAGTCGCTCAAATACGACAGCAAAGAAAACTACTATCTGGTCATCGCCGACGAGAGCGGTCTGCCCGTCAGGCAGGAGAAATTCTCCATTGATATCGCCTTTGCGGTGGATGAATTTGATTTTTTTAGCTAG
- the proB gene encoding glutamate 5-kinase yields MNARERLREAKRIVVKVGTSTLVRTSGKPDFRRMDRLVREIADLKNAGREMVLVSSGAIAIGMDSIGLQKKPAEIPARQALAAIGQSSLMTLYKKFFADYGQTAAQVLLTKENAARHHQYANSRNALLELLAMGAVPVINENDVVAVDEIKIGDNDTLSATVATLIDADALLILSDIDGLYTANPQEDKTARLIPEVAEITPEIERMAGGAGSSFGTGGMATKIEAAKIAVNAGATFVIAPSAKDDVISAVLAGESVGTVFPARESHLRVRKSWLAFGKRIAGDVIVDEGCEEAMRTHGSSLLAAGIRAVEGGFAAGTTVRVLSARQQEIARGIVNYSAQQIEKIAGRKSRDFAGLIEGEIHEEVIHRDNMVLMV; encoded by the coding sequence ATGAATGCACGCGAACGTCTGCGCGAGGCGAAGCGCATCGTCGTCAAGGTCGGCACGAGCACGCTCGTGCGCACTTCGGGAAAGCCTGATTTTCGGCGCATGGATCGCCTCGTGCGCGAGATTGCCGACCTCAAGAACGCGGGGCGCGAGATGGTTCTCGTGAGCTCGGGCGCCATCGCCATCGGCATGGACAGCATCGGCCTGCAGAAGAAGCCGGCGGAGATTCCCGCACGCCAGGCCTTGGCGGCCATCGGGCAGTCGAGCCTCATGACGCTTTATAAAAAGTTTTTTGCCGACTACGGACAGACGGCGGCGCAGGTGCTCCTGACGAAGGAGAATGCCGCGCGTCACCATCAGTATGCCAATTCGCGCAACGCGCTCCTGGAGCTTCTTGCCATGGGCGCCGTGCCCGTCATCAACGAGAACGATGTCGTCGCCGTCGACGAGATCAAGATCGGCGACAATGACACGCTGTCGGCGACGGTCGCGACGCTTATCGACGCCGACGCCTTGCTCATCCTTTCGGATATTGACGGGCTTTATACGGCGAATCCGCAGGAAGACAAGACAGCACGATTGATTCCTGAGGTCGCGGAGATCACCCCAGAGATTGAGCGCATGGCGGGCGGTGCTGGCTCTTCCTTCGGCACGGGCGGCATGGCGACGAAGATCGAGGCGGCGAAGATTGCTGTGAATGCGGGCGCGACGTTTGTCATTGCGCCGAGTGCGAAGGATGACGTGATTTCCGCTGTCCTTGCGGGTGAGTCTGTGGGCACGGTATTCCCTGCGAGGGAGTCGCATCTTCGAGTCAGAAAGAGCTGGCTCGCCTTCGGCAAGCGCATCGCGGGCGACGTCATCGTCGACGAGGGCTGCGAGGAGGCGATGCGCACGCATGGCTCAAGCCTTCTGGCAGCGGGCATCCGCGCCGTCGAGGGCGGCTTCGCGGCGGGTACGACGGTGCGCGTGCTGTCAGCGCGTCAGCAGGAGATTGCGCGCGGCATCGTCAATTACAGTGCGCAGCAGATCGAGAAGATTGCAGGGCGCAAGAGCCGTGATTTCGCAGGACTCATCGAGGGCGAGATCCACGAGGAGGTCATCCACCGCGACAATATGGTTCTGATGGTCTGA
- the rplU gene encoding 50S ribosomal protein L21 has translation MYAIIKTGGKQYRVAEGDVIRIEKLNAEEGEGVTFDEVLTVVDGDTVKVGRPLVEGAKVTGKVQAQGKDKKILVFKYKAKSNYRRRQGHRQPFTKVVIEKIEA, from the coding sequence ATGTACGCTATTATCAAGACCGGAGGCAAGCAGTACCGCGTTGCCGAGGGCGATGTCATCCGCATCGAGAAGCTCAATGCCGAAGAGGGCGAGGGCGTGACGTTCGATGAGGTTCTGACGGTTGTTGACGGCGATACCGTCAAGGTCGGCCGTCCGCTCGTCGAGGGCGCGAAGGTGACGGGCAAGGTTCAGGCGCAGGGCAAGGATAAGAAGATTCTCGTCTTCAAGTATAAGGCGAAGTCGAACTACCGTCGTCGTCAGGGTCATCGTCAGCCTTTCACGAAGGTCGTTATCGAAAAGATTGAAGCTTGA
- the obgE gene encoding GTPase ObgE, whose translation MQFIDRAKISVKAGDGGKGKSAFRREKFIPKGGPSGGDGGRGADIVFVVDRNMNTLLDFRYHRKFKGKDGGNGDIKNMTGANAEPCIIKVPPGTLVKDAATGAVLADLTEVGQEAVIAKAGRGGRGNARFSNSANRAPTFAELGEPGESKELLLELKLLADVGLVGYPSVGKSSLITAVSAARPEVAAYHFTTLVPVLGVVQTDYEKNFVMADIPGLIEGAADGAGLGHDFLRHVERTRLILHLVDASGIEGRDPVEDYYRINAELKKYSEKIAARTQILVANKMDLPEAAENLPRLEALAKKEGIRIFAVSAAAHQGLKELIDYVGETLETLKDEPQEKAEEVRVYDASFETAEEDAVTITRNDRADFIVSNKALEKLVAMTNFGNDEAVRRFQYIWRMKKIDALLKERGIKEGMTVHIGDMEFEYRE comes from the coding sequence ATGCAGTTTATCGATCGTGCGAAGATCAGCGTGAAAGCGGGGGATGGCGGCAAGGGAAAGTCGGCGTTCCGCCGCGAGAAGTTCATCCCCAAGGGCGGGCCTTCGGGCGGTGACGGCGGCCGCGGTGCGGACATCGTCTTCGTCGTCGACCGCAATATGAACACCTTGCTCGATTTCCGCTATCATCGGAAGTTCAAGGGCAAGGACGGCGGCAACGGGGACATCAAGAATATGACGGGCGCGAACGCCGAACCGTGCATCATCAAGGTGCCGCCGGGAACGCTCGTCAAGGATGCGGCGACGGGCGCGGTGCTCGCCGATCTCACGGAGGTTGGGCAAGAGGCCGTCATCGCGAAGGCGGGGCGCGGCGGGCGCGGCAATGCACGCTTCTCCAATTCGGCGAACCGTGCGCCGACGTTTGCGGAGCTTGGCGAACCGGGCGAGAGCAAGGAGCTTCTGTTGGAGCTCAAGCTGCTCGCCGATGTCGGACTCGTCGGCTATCCGAGCGTCGGCAAGTCGAGCCTCATCACGGCGGTTTCGGCGGCGCGTCCTGAGGTTGCCGCTTACCACTTCACGACCCTCGTGCCCGTGCTCGGCGTCGTGCAGACGGACTACGAGAAGAATTTCGTCATGGCGGATATCCCGGGACTCATCGAGGGTGCAGCGGACGGTGCGGGACTCGGGCACGACTTCCTGCGCCATGTCGAGCGCACGCGTCTCATCCTGCATCTCGTCGATGCTTCCGGCATCGAGGGACGCGATCCCGTAGAGGACTACTACCGCATCAACGCGGAGCTCAAGAAGTACAGTGAGAAGATCGCTGCACGCACGCAGATCCTCGTCGCTAACAAGATGGACTTGCCCGAAGCGGCTGAGAATCTGCCTCGTCTGGAAGCCCTCGCAAAGAAGGAGGGCATTCGCATCTTCGCCGTTTCAGCGGCCGCGCATCAAGGCTTGAAGGAACTCATCGACTATGTGGGCGAGACGCTCGAAACCTTGAAGGACGAGCCGCAGGAGAAGGCGGAAGAGGTGCGCGTCTACGATGCGTCCTTTGAAACGGCAGAGGAGGACGCCGTGACGATCACGCGCAACGACCGCGCCGATTTCATCGTCTCGAACAAGGCGTTGGAAAAGCTCGTCGCCATGACGAACTTCGGCAACGATGAGGCGGTGCGCCGCTTCCAGTATATCTGGCGCATGAAGAAGATCGACGCGCTCTTGAAGGAGCGCGGCATCAAGGAAGGCATGACGGTTCATATCGGCGATATGGAGTTCGAGTACCGCGAGTAG
- the rpmA gene encoding 50S ribosomal protein L27, with translation MFKFDLQLFAHKKGVSSTRNGRDSESKRLGVKEHAGTVVTAGSILVRQRGTHFHPGHNVGIGKDDTLFAKVAGKVAFERKGRYNRQVSVYPTA, from the coding sequence ATGTTTAAGTTTGATTTGCAGCTTTTCGCGCATAAGAAGGGCGTGAGCAGCACGCGCAACGGCCGTGACAGCGAGTCCAAGCGCCTCGGCGTAAAGGAGCACGCGGGCACGGTTGTGACGGCGGGGAGCATTCTCGTGCGTCAGCGCGGCACGCATTTCCATCCGGGTCACAACGTGGGCATCGGCAAGGACGATACGCTTTTCGCCAAGGTGGCGGGCAAGGTCGCTTTTGAGCGCAAGGGTCGCTACAACCGCCAGGTCAGCGTTTATCCGACGGCTTAA
- a CDS encoding ribosomal-processing cysteine protease Prp, giving the protein MIEIEIERQDGKISGCRVKGHNGEYGADIVCAGVSSIVQTALLGIGKHLHREVSYRVASGDFFLKLKEAPDDFTEAVLETMRLGLEEIEKIEPDAVKISYKER; this is encoded by the coding sequence ATGATCGAGATCGAGATCGAGCGTCAAGACGGGAAAATATCGGGCTGCCGGGTCAAGGGGCACAACGGCGAATATGGCGCCGACATCGTCTGTGCGGGAGTTTCCTCCATCGTGCAGACAGCTCTTCTCGGCATAGGAAAGCATCTGCATCGCGAGGTAAGCTATCGTGTCGCGAGCGGGGACTTTTTCCTGAAGCTCAAGGAAGCGCCCGACGATTTCACCGAAGCTGTGTTGGAAACAATGCGGCTGGGGTTGGAGGAGATCGAAAAGATCGAGCCCGACGCCGTAAAGATTTCATACAAAGAGAGGTGA